Proteins encoded within one genomic window of Triticum aestivum cultivar Chinese Spring chromosome 2D, IWGSC CS RefSeq v2.1, whole genome shotgun sequence:
- the LOC123049388 gene encoding skin secretory protein xP2 yields MQRASLASALLLLCSLCSFFAQPSQAFLDGTRGAGACISRLLGEGFGDEKIPMAVVVPSVPDYSPLPAPTAVAVAAPAPAPTPTPTPTPVPGSEEYMPKLPSERLSPGAPASGNAGAPAPAASGDGASTAFISSNPAVPLPAGVTDSATVLPMPTPGQEQRQDVGMGTLLQARAVPLVAPLLMVLYF; encoded by the exons ATGCAGCGCGCGTCGCTCGCGTCCGccttgctgctgctctgctccctctGTTCCTTCTTCGCGCAGCCGTCGCAGGCGTTCCTCGACGGCACGCGCGGCGCAGGGGCGTGCATTTCTCGG CTGCTTGGCGAGGGCTTCGGCGACGAGAAGATCCCCATGGCCGTCGTGGTGCCGTCGGTGCCAGATTACTCCCCGCTGCCGGCACCGACCGCTGTCGCGGTCGCCGCGCCTGCGCCTGCGCCCACGCCCACGCCAACGCCAACGCCGGTGCCCGGCTCGGAGGAGTACATGCCGAAGCTGCCGTCGGAGAGGCTGAGCCCTGGGGCGCCGGCCAGCGGCAATGCGGGCGCGCCGGCGCCTGCCGCGTCGGGCGATGGGGCGAGCACCGCATTCATCAGCAGCAACCCCGCGGTGCCGCTCCCCGCCGGCGTCACCGACTCCGCCACCGTCCTGCCCATGCCCACCCCTGGACAAGAGCAACGGcag GACGTGGGGATGGGCACCCTGCTTCAGGCTAGGGCGGTGCCGTTGGTCGCTCCTCTCCTCATGGTGCTCTACTTTTGA